One region of Acidovorax sp. T1 genomic DNA includes:
- a CDS encoding cupredoxin domain-containing protein translates to MKTIKFIAACALFISANASFGHETMPHHAASAAVVKEQKDWGIAGDAAAVGRTITIRMGDDMRFSPSHIEVQEGDTVRLRAQNKGKVLHEIVLGTQAELDQHAQMMQKFPDMEHDAPYMAHVRAGQRGDIVWHFNRPGTFDFACLIPGHYAAGMTGTITVRPRSR, encoded by the coding sequence ATAAGCGCTAACGCCTCTTTTGGCCATGAAACCATGCCGCACCATGCCGCCAGCGCCGCCGTGGTCAAAGAGCAAAAGGACTGGGGCATTGCCGGCGATGCCGCTGCCGTGGGCCGCACCATCACCATCCGCATGGGCGACGACATGCGCTTTTCCCCGAGCCATATCGAAGTGCAGGAAGGCGACACCGTGCGCCTGCGCGCCCAGAACAAGGGCAAGGTGCTGCACGAGATCGTGCTGGGCACCCAAGCCGAACTCGACCAGCATGCGCAGATGATGCAGAAGTTTCCCGACATGGAACACGACGCGCCCTACATGGCCCATGTGCGCGCGGGCCAGCGCGGCGACATCGTCTGGCACTTCAACCGGCCCGGCACCTTTGACTTTGCCTGCCTGATCCCCGGCCACTACGCGGCCGGCATGACCGGAACCATCACCGTGCGGCCGCGCAGCCGTTGA